A single genomic interval of Chitinophaga sp. 180180018-3 harbors:
- a CDS encoding NirD/YgiW/YdeI family stress tolerance protein — protein sequence MKSWLICLLLTFFVYQERTYTIVEVMRNARQLRDDSTSVKIIGYVTKKLNGNNYQFEDRTAEIQVDIEPAYLPKKPFSDKDAVIIKAQVLYEMNKPITLKVSGPVIND from the coding sequence ATGAAAAGCTGGTTGATTTGTTTGCTGCTTACTTTCTTTGTTTACCAGGAGAGAACCTATACCATCGTAGAGGTAATGCGTAACGCGAGGCAGTTGCGCGACGACAGTACATCAGTAAAGATCATCGGATATGTGACTAAAAAACTGAACGGAAATAATTACCAGTTTGAAGACAGAACCGCAGAAATCCAGGTAGACATTGAGCCCGCTTATTTGCCGAAGAAGCCCTTCAGCGACAAAGATGCCGTGATCATCAAGGCACAGGTACTGTATGAAATGAATAAACCTATCACCCTGAAAGTAAGCGGACCTGTTATCAACGACTAA
- a CDS encoding sulfite exporter TauE/SafE family protein, with product MEKELTTLAVPAALTETATVAELPQENGIPNETVAYKKQRWIYGSAGILLLAIGLGIAWWQSPSFRTYVVDIPPTFYYFLAAGFVFAMIDGAIGMSYGITSTTFSLSMGIPPASASTAVHISEILSCGIAGWMHQRMGNVNKKLFKMLILPGIIGAVTGAYLLSSLEHYSQYTKPVVSLYTLILGSIILMRAIRVRKQNNAPDKKITRIGLLGFGGGFIDAIGGGGWGSIVLSSLIAGGRHPRFSLGTVKATRFFIAMLSSLTFVTVLSHVHWDAVLGLVIGSAIASPIAAKVSNKISAKTIMVAVAVIVILVSMKSIYAFLLKVI from the coding sequence ATGGAGAAAGAACTTACTACCCTGGCTGTACCTGCAGCCTTGACAGAAACAGCAACAGTGGCTGAACTGCCACAGGAAAACGGCATTCCCAATGAAACGGTTGCTTATAAAAAGCAACGCTGGATTTACGGATCGGCGGGCATATTGTTATTGGCTATTGGCCTGGGTATTGCCTGGTGGCAATCCCCGTCGTTTCGTACATACGTAGTAGATATTCCCCCGACTTTTTATTATTTCCTGGCAGCCGGGTTTGTTTTCGCCATGATCGATGGCGCCATTGGGATGTCTTACGGCATCACCTCCACTACTTTTTCCCTGTCGATGGGTATTCCGCCGGCTTCTGCCAGTACGGCGGTACATATATCTGAAATTCTGAGCTGCGGCATTGCGGGCTGGATGCACCAGCGCATGGGCAACGTGAATAAGAAGCTGTTTAAAATGCTGATCTTACCGGGTATTATCGGCGCGGTAACGGGCGCTTACCTGTTGTCGTCGCTCGAACATTATTCGCAGTATACGAAACCGGTAGTATCCTTATATACCCTGATCCTGGGCAGCATTATCCTGATGCGCGCCATCCGGGTCAGAAAACAAAATAATGCCCCTGATAAAAAGATCACGAGAATCGGCCTGCTGGGCTTTGGTGGCGGCTTTATAGACGCAATTGGCGGTGGTGGCTGGGGCTCTATCGTATTATCGTCGCTGATTGCCGGTGGCCGGCATCCGCGTTTTTCCCTGGGCACGGTAAAGGCTACCCGCTTTTTCATAGCTATGCTCAGCTCTCTTACTTTTGTCACCGTACTCAGCCACGTACACTGGGATGCAGTACTGGGCCTCGTGATAGGCAGCGCGATTGCATCTCCCATAGCTGCAAAAGTTTCCAACAAAATCTCTGCAAAAACCATTATGGTGGCTGTAGCCGTAATTGTGATCCTGGTAAGTATGAAGAGCATCTATGCTTTCCTGCTGAAAGTAATATAG
- a CDS encoding hemolysin family protein has translation MLWQLFWTIILVLLNGFFVAAEFAIVKVRSSQINSKGTAGKRAVFAAKNVLGNLDGYLAATQLGITLASLGLGWVGESVMTEIVLLVMNKLGISISLAATHIIAVTVAFTLITIMHIVFGELAPKSVAIRKPLPTTLLVAIPLRITFYIFRPFIWMLNGLANSILRLIGIQPAGEAEIHSEEELKLIISESQEGGAIEETERELIQNVFEFDDSRVKKILSHRKDISALDINLPLEQLVDQVIKDGYSRYPVYSGSLDELKGVIYAKDLVKGIHEKTLNSITDILKPVFYVPDSMKIKDLLRTFQLKRLQMAVVTNEFGDTEGIVTMEDILEELVGDIQDEHDQEAPIVEQKDGNFIVNAHEYIADINELLPVPLPESEHYETLSGLINYSHGTIPREGEVIPIENYEVLILKMFRSSVEKARLKLIR, from the coding sequence ATGCTTTGGCAACTATTCTGGACAATTATCTTAGTGCTACTAAACGGTTTCTTTGTTGCGGCAGAATTTGCCATCGTAAAGGTACGTTCCTCTCAGATTAACAGTAAAGGTACTGCGGGTAAACGTGCAGTGTTCGCAGCCAAAAATGTGCTGGGCAACCTCGATGGTTATCTGGCAGCTACACAGCTGGGCATCACGTTGGCTTCCCTGGGCCTGGGATGGGTGGGCGAATCAGTAATGACGGAAATAGTGCTCCTGGTCATGAATAAACTGGGCATTTCCATCTCTTTAGCTGCTACACATATTATTGCAGTAACAGTGGCATTTACACTGATCACCATCATGCATATCGTTTTCGGAGAGCTGGCCCCTAAATCAGTGGCAATCCGCAAACCTCTGCCTACTACCTTGCTGGTGGCCATTCCCCTGCGGATAACGTTTTATATCTTCCGGCCCTTTATCTGGATGCTCAATGGCCTTGCCAACAGTATCCTGCGCCTGATTGGTATACAGCCTGCCGGTGAGGCGGAAATCCACTCCGAAGAAGAACTTAAACTGATCATTTCTGAAAGCCAGGAAGGAGGTGCCATCGAAGAAACAGAGCGGGAGCTCATACAAAATGTATTCGAATTCGATGATAGCCGTGTGAAAAAAATCCTGAGCCACCGGAAAGATATCTCCGCGCTCGACATCAATCTGCCACTGGAACAACTGGTAGATCAGGTGATCAAAGATGGCTACTCCCGCTACCCGGTTTACAGTGGATCGCTGGATGAGCTCAAAGGCGTCATCTACGCAAAAGATCTGGTGAAAGGCATACACGAAAAAACGCTGAACAGCATTACAGATATCCTGAAGCCAGTGTTTTATGTACCAGATAGTATGAAGATCAAAGACCTGCTCCGTACTTTCCAGCTGAAACGCCTGCAAATGGCCGTGGTAACAAACGAATTTGGTGACACAGAAGGTATTGTTACCATGGAAGACATCCTCGAGGAACTCGTAGGTGATATTCAGGACGAGCACGACCAGGAAGCGCCAATCGTAGAACAAAAAGACGGTAACTTTATTGTAAATGCCCATGAGTATATCGCGGACATTAACGAACTGTTGCCAGTGCCGCTGCCGGAAAGTGAGCACTACGAAACACTCTCCGGTCTGATTAACTATTCTCATGGAACTATTCCGCGGGAAGGAGAGGTGATTCCGATCGAAAACTACGAGGTGCTGATATTGAAAATGTTCCGTAGCTCCGTGGAAAAAGCAAGATTAAAACTGATCCGTTAA
- a CDS encoding pirin family protein, producing the protein MEKKILHVLEGREKHITDTEVVRQSLPAMRFRFASPFIVVHHMPARYFAPGSPESRLHPHPHRGFAPVTFMLQGQGYHRDNAGNAMTVTAGDVQWMFAGKGILHSEGPSEAFLKEGGNYELLQLWFNVPAAHKGEAPWYQYIKGADMPVVAEGDGVHLTLIGGEYAGKTGPLKNFTPITAIWGNIAAGKAVTLTAIPTYWTLLYVIDGQLNVNGTTVSGYNLVLFDKEDGQTDIHITAAENTRLLYLSAEPINESVAAKDNFVMNTAEEVEQAIQDYKNGVFGSHEGW; encoded by the coding sequence ATGGAGAAGAAAATATTACACGTTCTCGAAGGACGCGAGAAACACATCACAGATACCGAAGTAGTGCGGCAGTCGCTGCCTGCCATGCGGTTCCGTTTTGCCAGCCCTTTTATAGTGGTGCATCACATGCCGGCCAGGTATTTTGCGCCCGGCTCTCCGGAATCGCGGCTGCATCCTCACCCGCATCGTGGATTTGCGCCGGTTACCTTTATGCTGCAGGGCCAGGGCTATCATCGCGATAATGCCGGCAATGCTATGACGGTAACAGCCGGCGACGTGCAATGGATGTTTGCCGGTAAAGGCATTCTGCATAGTGAAGGCCCCTCTGAAGCATTTCTGAAAGAAGGAGGAAACTATGAACTGCTGCAACTCTGGTTCAATGTACCCGCTGCCCATAAAGGAGAGGCTCCCTGGTATCAGTACATAAAAGGCGCCGACATGCCCGTTGTGGCGGAAGGCGATGGCGTGCATCTGACGCTTATTGGCGGAGAATATGCAGGCAAAACCGGTCCGCTGAAAAACTTCACGCCCATCACGGCTATCTGGGGAAATATAGCCGCAGGCAAAGCCGTAACGTTAACGGCTATACCCACTTACTGGACCCTTTTATATGTCATCGATGGGCAGTTGAACGTAAACGGCACAACCGTGAGCGGATATAATCTCGTTCTTTTCGACAAGGAAGACGGACAAACCGACATTCACATCACAGCCGCCGAAAATACCCGCCTGTTGTACCTGAGCGCCGAGCCGATCAATGAGTCGGTTGCTGCAAAAGACAATTTTGTAATGAATACAGCGGAAGAAGTGGAACAGGCAATACAGGATTATAAGAACGGCGTCTTCGGCTCCCATGAAGGCTGGTAA
- a CDS encoding beta-N-acetylhexosaminidase, with product MTKLRSTLAAACLFLLSVQSLPLHAINIIPQPSEVKTLSGVFTLSAATAIIPGKSTTEANQLQQSLQDALGLSLSLKPNAPDNFIKLTLDNKLEKELGKEGYLLQVNPGKIQITAADNAGIFYGIQSLRQLITSNGNGYTINAVSIKDKPRFGWRAFMLDEGRYFKGGETVKRILDEMALLKMNVFHWHLTDDQGWRIEIKKYPLLTQIGSKRDSTQIGTWNSKVYDGKVHEGFYTQAQIKDIIRYAADRHITIIPEIEMPGHSTAAIAAYSWLGTTHQPVKVSTKFGVHYDVFNVTDPKVVSFLEDVLQEVIALFPSKVIHIGGDEVKYDQWKADANVNAYMKAHHLASPADLQIAFTNSISNFLAGKNRRMAGWNEIMGSKLHDFSDSKDAPATEKLATGTIVQFWKGELNLITDAVSKGYDVINSYHAMTYLDYDYTSISLEKAYSFDPIPAGLAPQYYSKILGSGCQMWGEWIPDNKSMNHQVYPRLAAYAEDGWTTPENKSFSRFKEALQFFYTRWDKEGIAPGSSN from the coding sequence ATGACTAAACTACGTTCCACGCTGGCGGCTGCCTGCCTGTTCCTGTTATCGGTGCAGAGCCTGCCGCTTCATGCCATTAATATCATTCCGCAGCCATCTGAGGTTAAGACCTTATCAGGCGTTTTCACACTATCAGCTGCAACTGCCATTATTCCAGGCAAAAGTACTACCGAAGCCAACCAGTTACAGCAATCATTGCAGGACGCCCTGGGATTGTCTCTCTCCCTGAAACCCAATGCACCTGATAACTTTATCAAACTCACCCTGGACAATAAACTGGAGAAAGAACTGGGAAAAGAAGGCTACCTGCTGCAGGTAAATCCTGGTAAAATCCAGATCACGGCGGCCGATAATGCCGGTATCTTTTATGGGATACAGTCGCTGCGGCAGCTGATCACCTCCAACGGCAACGGTTATACGATCAACGCCGTATCCATCAAGGACAAGCCCCGTTTCGGCTGGAGAGCGTTCATGCTGGATGAAGGCCGCTATTTCAAGGGCGGAGAAACCGTAAAACGGATACTGGATGAAATGGCGCTGTTAAAAATGAATGTATTTCACTGGCACCTGACCGATGATCAGGGCTGGCGCATAGAAATAAAGAAATATCCACTGCTTACGCAAATCGGCAGTAAACGTGACTCCACCCAGATCGGTACCTGGAACAGTAAAGTATACGACGGCAAAGTGCATGAAGGCTTCTATACCCAGGCGCAGATCAAAGACATCATCAGGTATGCAGCCGACAGGCATATCACTATCATTCCCGAGATAGAAATGCCCGGCCACTCTACCGCCGCTATTGCAGCCTATTCCTGGCTGGGAACCACCCATCAGCCGGTGAAGGTGTCTACCAAATTCGGAGTGCACTACGATGTATTCAATGTAACAGATCCTAAAGTAGTCAGCTTCCTCGAAGACGTATTACAGGAAGTGATTGCGCTTTTCCCGTCTAAAGTGATACATATTGGCGGCGATGAAGTAAAATATGACCAGTGGAAAGCCGATGCTAACGTCAATGCATATATGAAAGCACATCATCTCGCTTCTCCGGCAGATCTGCAGATTGCTTTCACCAACAGCATTTCCAATTTCCTGGCAGGTAAAAACCGCCGTATGGCCGGCTGGAACGAGATCATGGGCAGCAAACTGCATGATTTTTCCGATTCCAAAGATGCACCAGCGACCGAAAAACTGGCCACCGGTACTATTGTACAATTCTGGAAGGGAGAACTGAACCTGATCACCGATGCGGTTTCCAAAGGATATGATGTGATCAATTCTTATCATGCCATGACCTACCTGGATTATGACTATACCTCTATTTCTCTGGAGAAAGCCTATAGCTTTGATCCGATCCCGGCAGGACTGGCGCCGCAGTACTACTCAAAAATACTCGGAAGCGGGTGCCAGATGTGGGGTGAGTGGATACCGGATAACAAAAGCATGAACCACCAGGTATATCCGCGCCTCGCTGCATATGCAGAAGATGGCTGGACTACCCCGGAAAATAAGAGCTTCAGCCGTTTCAAAGAAGCACTGCAATTCTTCTATACCCGCTGGGATAAAGAAGGCATTGCGCCAGGGAGCAGCAACTAG
- a CDS encoding DUF4132 domain-containing protein — MPYTQEILLPIVEKLKQRTDYENISSTLQSGVDFLTGRTFEVPVFSSAGEAQLMGYFIPLLQIPDLWNDNDRLVLQLISPSVTWNVCRERFLATIVPLLDLPATTSSVVLRFSFFTSFLQQRGCSPQEVGSLLISWSGDGNNFDLTPVKFSPMRKFLQDLIKSAEKPMIDDYLVFWKDKGWNSLFYRLLLKGHPDREMEYLENVLQQPGHLIDQQEVSRVLLHSNVTRYEPLIGDIAANQVARSNFGAALYGYHLLASQLPEKYALLLLKTAYDYLAAPGDVSGDREIPYSQVLRKPVPDRLPAGVIAIKEILLQDPGNSIPFMRAHIAENRYLHPGSFLALADGLKEQAAPLLLTALDGDYDPRDVLPALTTLDKSLYLEQLWPFTLHRLKSVRTLVAVVLAEHPQALERASELLTHKKADQRLTAVQILSRLDHPQARLLLLQALHSEVNDDARDIMLETLGGHNLVGTDEEIATQLVLLAKKRFKLNKPAEKWLDDKALPPMYLLNGEVMSTDMMRFLFYRMGREAEIQPNVEALPVLKLVDRKRSGDFAVQLFKTYMAQSGEAKYKYLMTLAAAVGDETLIPELRHNIQYWIDTKRLKMAEHGVAALGLQGSMRALREVEYLSRRYRFRKSVVGAAAVETLQHKADETGISYHELGDQLVPDFGFLGLYKPFYVNEDRYHYYVDSNFKAVYFNDKRRRLKAVPASTPPETRAALKAVTREIMAAAKVQALRMEHFMVIQRKWSAARWQLLFLQNPLLFAFANRLLWGLFDEKDQLITPFYCRANGSLLSIYDTAVVLPPNGTVKIIHPINLEQPVLQQWKHKFDALSVVPVFPQLERPVAALLPQLEATTLVHDFEDISLESDALNRYMEQKGWKLSEQTDGKYSHAWYKTDDEHQLEVIMEMSSNLRNNNNLCKLGKLYFIDKTKAEKRHLRNGDTEIPDYLLPLKNVPSIFYSEAITDMAVSRKIALT; from the coding sequence ATGCCATACACACAGGAAATATTACTACCTATTGTTGAAAAACTGAAACAACGGACCGACTATGAAAACATCTCATCCACTTTACAATCCGGGGTAGATTTCCTTACAGGCCGAACTTTTGAAGTACCGGTATTTTCCTCTGCCGGAGAGGCCCAGTTAATGGGGTACTTTATCCCCCTGCTGCAAATACCTGACCTATGGAACGACAACGACCGACTTGTTCTGCAACTAATTTCGCCGTCCGTTACATGGAATGTATGCCGGGAACGATTCCTGGCTACCATTGTACCGCTGCTGGATCTGCCGGCCACCACCAGCTCGGTGGTGCTACGTTTCAGCTTCTTTACCAGCTTCCTCCAGCAACGGGGATGCTCACCACAGGAAGTAGGCTCCCTGCTGATCTCCTGGTCAGGCGACGGGAATAACTTTGACCTGACGCCGGTGAAATTTTCTCCCATGCGCAAGTTCCTCCAGGACCTGATCAAAAGCGCGGAGAAGCCGATGATCGACGATTATCTCGTTTTCTGGAAGGATAAAGGCTGGAACTCGCTGTTCTATCGCCTCCTGCTGAAGGGACATCCCGACCGGGAAATGGAATACCTCGAAAACGTATTGCAGCAACCCGGACATCTCATCGATCAGCAGGAAGTGAGCCGGGTATTGCTACACAGCAATGTAACCCGGTATGAGCCGCTGATCGGCGATATTGCCGCGAACCAGGTAGCCCGGTCCAACTTTGGAGCTGCCCTGTATGGCTATCACCTTCTGGCTTCACAACTGCCGGAAAAGTATGCGCTGCTGCTGCTGAAAACTGCTTACGATTATCTTGCTGCCCCCGGTGATGTAAGCGGGGATCGTGAAATACCTTATTCGCAGGTGCTACGCAAACCGGTTCCTGACAGGCTCCCCGCGGGTGTTATTGCTATAAAGGAAATATTACTGCAAGATCCCGGAAACAGCATTCCGTTCATGCGGGCGCACATCGCAGAAAACCGTTATCTGCATCCTGGCAGTTTCCTGGCACTGGCCGACGGGTTAAAGGAACAAGCCGCCCCCCTGCTGTTAACCGCACTGGATGGCGACTATGATCCAAGAGACGTGCTGCCGGCACTGACTACACTCGATAAGTCACTTTACCTCGAACAGCTCTGGCCGTTCACTTTACACCGACTGAAGTCGGTTCGTACGCTCGTTGCCGTTGTACTTGCAGAACATCCGCAGGCATTGGAGCGGGCATCCGAACTGCTGACGCACAAGAAGGCCGACCAGCGCCTGACCGCCGTACAGATACTAAGCCGGCTCGATCATCCGCAGGCCAGGCTGCTCCTGCTCCAGGCGCTTCACAGCGAAGTAAACGACGACGCACGCGATATCATGCTCGAAACCCTGGGCGGACATAACCTCGTTGGTACTGATGAAGAAATAGCAACTCAGCTGGTGCTGCTGGCGAAGAAGAGATTCAAGCTCAACAAGCCTGCTGAAAAATGGCTCGATGATAAAGCCCTGCCGCCAATGTATTTGCTGAACGGTGAGGTAATGTCCACCGATATGATGCGCTTCCTTTTTTATCGCATGGGCCGCGAAGCAGAAATACAACCCAACGTGGAAGCGCTGCCGGTATTGAAACTGGTAGACCGCAAACGCAGCGGGGATTTCGCAGTACAACTCTTCAAAACATATATGGCGCAAAGCGGCGAGGCTAAATATAAATACCTGATGACCCTCGCAGCCGCTGTAGGCGATGAAACCCTGATACCGGAGCTCCGGCACAATATCCAGTACTGGATCGATACCAAGCGGCTGAAGATGGCCGAACACGGCGTAGCCGCCCTGGGCCTGCAGGGAAGTATGCGGGCATTGAGGGAAGTGGAATATCTTTCCAGAAGATACCGCTTCCGCAAGTCCGTAGTAGGAGCAGCAGCGGTAGAAACCCTGCAGCACAAAGCCGATGAAACAGGCATTTCTTACCACGAGCTGGGCGACCAGCTCGTGCCGGATTTCGGCTTCCTGGGCCTGTACAAGCCTTTCTATGTTAACGAAGATCGTTATCATTATTATGTAGACAGCAACTTCAAGGCTGTTTACTTCAACGACAAACGCCGGCGACTGAAAGCGGTACCCGCCTCCACTCCTCCTGAAACACGTGCTGCCCTGAAAGCAGTTACCAGGGAGATAATGGCAGCAGCGAAAGTACAGGCGCTCAGAATGGAACATTTCATGGTGATACAGCGGAAATGGAGCGCAGCCAGATGGCAGCTGCTCTTCCTTCAGAACCCTCTCCTGTTTGCATTCGCGAACAGGCTACTATGGGGCCTGTTCGATGAAAAGGATCAGCTGATCACTCCTTTCTACTGCCGGGCAAACGGCTCACTGTTAAGCATATACGATACCGCAGTGGTGCTGCCTCCGAATGGTACCGTAAAGATCATTCACCCGATTAACCTGGAGCAGCCTGTGCTCCAGCAATGGAAACATAAATTTGATGCACTGTCTGTGGTGCCGGTCTTTCCTCAATTGGAAAGACCGGTAGCCGCGTTGCTACCACAACTGGAAGCCACTACCCTAGTGCATGATTTCGAAGACATTTCCCTGGAAAGTGATGCCCTCAACCGGTATATGGAACAGAAGGGCTGGAAACTGAGTGAGCAAACCGACGGCAAATACAGTCATGCCTGGTATAAAACCGACGATGAGCACCAGCTGGAAGTGATCATGGAAATGAGCAGTAATTTGAGGAATAACAACAACCTGTGTAAACTGGGCAAGCTTTATTTCATTGATAAAACCAAAGCCGAGAAGCGGCACCTCCGGAATGGGGACACAGAAATACCCGATTACCTGCTGCCATTGAAAAATGTTCCGTCGATTTTTTATTCAGAGGCTATTACAGATATGGCTGTTTCCCGTAAAATTGCCCTGACGTAG
- a CDS encoding VWA domain-containing protein translates to MEHEEMIRRWRLILGGAQHDGTAYTLDKADLQLDKTLEALYDTTRQGGLGPSSPNVSRWLGDIRTYFPASVVQVMQQDALKRLNLTQMLFEKEMLENTEADVHLVATLMTLSRVIPEKTKDTARQVVRKVVDELMRKLSAPTQQAITGSLNRSARNRRPRHNEVNWHLTIQKNLRHYQPDYKTIIPETLIGYGRKRSALKEVVLCLDQSGSMGTSVVYSGIFGAVMASIPALKTQMVVFDTAVADLTEELQDPVELLFGVQLGGGTDINAALKYCSQIISKPTDTVLVLVTDLFEGGDEKNMRNRFIELTAAGVQTIVLLALNDDGAPSYDHENAQFLANLGIPVFACSPDKFPDMMAMALSKQDIAQWAAKEDIVLKK, encoded by the coding sequence ATGGAGCATGAAGAAATGATCCGCAGGTGGCGGCTCATCCTCGGAGGAGCTCAGCACGACGGTACTGCTTATACATTAGATAAGGCCGACCTGCAGTTAGATAAAACGCTGGAAGCACTATATGATACCACCCGCCAGGGAGGCCTGGGCCCTTCGTCGCCCAATGTGAGCCGCTGGCTGGGCGATATACGCACTTACTTTCCCGCTTCCGTAGTACAGGTGATGCAACAGGATGCCCTGAAGCGCCTGAACCTTACCCAGATGCTTTTCGAGAAAGAGATGCTGGAAAATACCGAAGCAGATGTGCACCTGGTAGCCACCCTGATGACACTTAGCCGGGTGATTCCGGAAAAAACCAAAGACACTGCCCGGCAGGTAGTACGTAAAGTGGTGGATGAGCTGATGAGGAAATTGTCGGCCCCCACCCAACAAGCCATCACCGGCAGCCTTAACCGAAGCGCCCGCAACCGGCGCCCCCGGCATAATGAGGTCAACTGGCACCTGACCATACAAAAAAATCTCCGCCACTATCAGCCCGACTATAAAACCATAATCCCCGAAACCCTCATTGGATACGGCAGGAAACGATCCGCCCTGAAAGAAGTAGTTTTATGCCTCGATCAAAGCGGATCGATGGGTACATCTGTCGTTTATTCTGGTATATTTGGGGCTGTAATGGCTTCCATACCGGCGCTGAAAACGCAGATGGTCGTGTTTGACACCGCCGTTGCAGACCTTACGGAGGAATTGCAGGATCCGGTGGAGCTGTTGTTCGGGGTGCAGCTCGGAGGAGGCACGGATATCAATGCTGCATTGAAATACTGCAGCCAGATTATCAGCAAACCAACAGATACTGTACTGGTATTAGTTACAGACCTCTTTGAAGGAGGCGATGAAAAAAATATGCGTAACCGCTTTATTGAATTGACCGCTGCCGGGGTACAAACCATCGTATTGCTGGCATTAAATGACGATGGCGCTCCCAGTTATGACCATGAAAATGCGCAATTCCTGGCTAACCTGGGAATTCCCGTTTTTGCCTGCTCACCGGATAAATTCCCGGACATGATGGCCATGGCCCTGAGCAAACAGGATATTGCGCAATGGGCCGCTAAAGAAGATATTGTGCTGAAAAAATAA